In one window of Gossypium arboreum isolate Shixiya-1 chromosome 4, ASM2569848v2, whole genome shotgun sequence DNA:
- the LOC108460888 gene encoding uncharacterized protein At5g49945-like encodes MKRPKFISSFHLLLLLSVLITHLCFSLVFADSHFEGFDSEDDDTVEEEPFDPHPVKSPPLTQSESQPSLDPDLNTVPTSDPSSQSDLQKPSTTTFEYWDEDEFEGLPVEQPQSEPSKTTENAPPNDPDPKTASRPGNVSGSNKSFTVEIICGVFLIAFMINYFIGKHENENIALAWAAKFATKGSIFEKNFSLLGIGEGEDSPLLLKEGPNVFKFYASGRRYCQGLLATMELKSRHDLISRLFNLVVPCKDEITFEVYMNEEAMDQVVFALAKKKAAKGMQKEVRDLQRFAGLVANPSGRKWVVDELSVISESKEVAGDLITETVLEQVFGDKSFEKYGKDFIWMHFSDQHPDKHKKMLLFKFALPDANHMADMTRLVALVPYYIDLIGRYKLSSQARSKTEAARVKAAQEVYRELQNARLEALQKKKAERKKMLEEAEAKLSAEAIRKKEAKDRARQMKKAMPKMKMTRA; translated from the exons ATGAAGAGACCTAAATTCATTTCTTCCTTCCACTTGCTTCTTCTCCTATCTGTATTAATAACCCATCTCTGTTTCTCTCTTGTTTTCGCTGATTCCCACTTCGAAGGGTTCGATTCTGAAGACGACGACACTGTTGAAGAAGAACCCTTCGATCCCCACCCTGTTAAATCACCTCCTTTAACTCAGTCCGAGTCACAGCCTTCTCTAGATCCTGATCTGAACACTGTTCCTACTTCGGATCCTTCGTCTCAATCGGATCTTCAAAAGCCATCGACCACCACATTTGAGTATTGGGATGAGGATGAATTTGAAGGTTTACCCGTCGAGCAACCACAATCGGAGCCTTCGAAAACGACGGAAAACGCTCCTCCAAATGACCCAGATCCTAAAACAGCTTCACGACCTGGGAATGTTTCGGGTTCTAACAAGTCCTTTACGGTGGAGATTATTTGTGGGGTTTTCTTGATTGCTTTTATGATCAATTATTTCATCGGTAAACATGAAAACGAAAACATTGCGTTGGCATGGGCAGCGAAATTCGCTACCAAAGGTTCAATCTTTGAGAAAAATTTCAGTCTTTTGGGTATCGGAGAAGGTGAGGACTCGCCGTTGTTGTTAAAAGAAGGGCCAAACGTGTTCAAATTCTACGCCAGTGGACGAAGGTATTGTCAGGGATTGTTGGCGACGATGGAGTTGAAAAGCAGGCATGATTTGATATCGAGATTGTTTAACTTAGTGGTTCCTTGTAAAGACGAGATTACTTTTGAGGTTTATATGAATGAAGAAGCCATGGATCAAGTGGTTTTTGCATTAGCAAAGAAGAAAGCTGCTAAAGGGATGCAAAAAGAAGTTAGAGATCTACAGAGATTTGCTGGGTTGGTGGCTAATCCTAGTGGAAGGAAATGGGTGGTGGATGAACTATCTGTTATCTCTGAATCTAAGGAAGTTGCTGGGGATTTGATTACAGAGACCGTGCTCGAACAG GTTTTTGGTGACAAATCTTTTGAGAAATATGGAAAAGATTTCATTTGGATGCATTTTTCGGATCAACATCCCGACAAGCACAAGAAAATGCTTTTGTTTAAGTTTGCCCTTCCTGATGCCAACCACATGGCTGACATGACTCGCTTGGTGGCTCTTGTACCATACTACATCGATTTAATCGGGCGTTACAAGCTCAGCTCTCAG GCTCGATCCAAAACCGAAGCAGCAAGAGTGAAGGCAGCACAAGAGGTATACAGAGAACTTCAAAATGCTAGGCTAGAAGCTTTGCAGAAAAAGAAAGCCGAGAGGAAAAAGATGTTAGAGGAGGCCGAAGCAAAGCTCAGTGCAGAAGCAATTCGCAAGAAAGAAGCAAAAGACCGTGCACGGCAGATGAAGAAGGCAATGCCAAAAATGAAGATGACCCGTGCTTAG
- the LOC108458170 gene encoding nifU-like protein 2, chloroplastic has translation MQSVVITPTYCCSTHYQTLERFSSRPNPSKPSSSLFGARVSVAKGRNPSRRCSWRCLRVRSPALTRKLIVKAVATPNSALELPLTTENIESILDEVRPYLIADGGNVALHEIDGNVVRLKLQGACGSCPSSVMTMKMGIEKRLMEKIPEIVAVEPVTDEETGLEMNEENIEKVLEEIRPYLVGAAGGSLELVAIEEPIVKVRITGPAAGVMTVRVAVTQKLREKIPAIAAVQLL, from the exons ATGCAATCCGTTGTTATTACCCCAACATACTGTTGCAGCACCCATTATCAAACCCTAGAACGCTTCTCTTCTCGTCCTAATCCTTCCAAG CCATCATCAAGCTTATTTGGAGCCCGCGTCTCGGTCGCGAAAGGGCGTAATCCGTCGCGGCGTTGCTCATGGCGTTGTCTTAGGGTTCGATCACCTGCTCTTACGCGCAAGCTGA TTGTAAAGGCTGTGGCCACTCCAAATTCAGCCCTGGAGTTGCCGCTGACGACAGAGAACATTGAGAGCATCTTGGATGAAGTTCGACCATACCTCATTGCAGATGGGGGAAATGTAGCATTACACGAGATTGATGGTAATGTTGTTCGGTTGAAGCTACAAGGGGCATGCGGCTCATGTCCGAGTTCGGTTATGACTATGAAGATGGGTATTGAGAAACGTCTAATGGAAAAGATACCTGAAATTGTGGCAGTAGAACCAGTGACTGATGAAGAAACTGGCCTTGAGATGAATGAAGAGAACATTGAGAAG GTACTTGAAGAGATTAGGCCCTATCTGGTTGGTGCAGCGGGTGGATCTCTTGAATTAGTTGCCATTGAGGAGCCGATCGTGAAAGTTAGAATCACAGGTCCTGCAGCGGGGGTCATGACTGTTAGAGTAGCCGTAACGCAAAAATTGCGAGAGAAAATTCCGGCCATTGCAGCCGTTCAACTTTTATGA